In Neisseria brasiliensis, the following proteins share a genomic window:
- the murJ gene encoding murein biosynthesis integral membrane protein MurJ: MNLLGALAKVGGLTMVSRILGFVRDTIIARAFGAGVATDAFFVAFKLPNLLRRVFAEGAFAQAFVPILAEYKQTKSEEATREFVRHVAGMLSFVLVIVTAIGILAAPWVIYVSAPGFAKNPDKFQLSIDLLRITFPYILLISLSSFVGSILNSYHKFSIPAFTPTLLNISFIVFALFFAPYFDPPVMALAWAVFVGGILQLAFQLPWLAKLGFLKLPKLSFTDPAVTRVMKQMAPAILGVSVAQISLVINTIFASFLQSGSVSWMYYADRLMELPTGVLGAALGTILLPTLSKHAASQDSQAFSGLLDWGLRLCMLLTLPAAVGLAVLSFPLVATLFMYREFTLFDAQMTQHALIAYSFGLIGLIMIKVLAPGFYARQNIKTPVKIAIFTLVCTQLMNLAFVGPLKHTGLALAIGLGACLNAGLLFYLLRKHGIYQPGAGWGAFLGKMLLALAVMGGGLWAAQTYLPFAWVDVGGLQKVLQLCVLLAIGGGLYFLTLGLLGFRPRHFKRSES, from the coding sequence ATGAATTTATTAGGTGCTTTGGCCAAAGTCGGCGGCCTGACCATGGTGTCGCGCATTCTCGGCTTTGTACGCGACACAATTATTGCCCGCGCGTTTGGCGCAGGCGTGGCGACAGATGCGTTTTTTGTCGCGTTCAAGCTGCCCAACCTGTTGCGACGGGTGTTTGCCGAGGGTGCGTTTGCGCAGGCATTCGTGCCGATTTTGGCCGAATACAAGCAAACCAAATCGGAAGAAGCCACACGTGAATTTGTGCGCCATGTGGCCGGTATGTTGAGCTTTGTGTTGGTGATTGTGACTGCCATCGGCATTTTGGCCGCGCCGTGGGTGATTTACGTTTCTGCGCCCGGTTTTGCCAAAAATCCGGATAAATTCCAGCTCTCGATTGATTTGCTGCGGATTACTTTTCCGTATATCTTATTGATTTCGTTGTCGTCTTTTGTCGGCTCGATTCTCAATTCTTACCACAAATTCAGCATTCCGGCCTTTACGCCGACTTTGCTGAACATTTCCTTTATCGTGTTCGCGCTGTTTTTTGCCCCGTATTTCGACCCGCCGGTGATGGCTTTGGCGTGGGCGGTGTTTGTCGGCGGTATTTTGCAGTTGGCGTTCCAATTGCCGTGGTTGGCTAAACTCGGCTTTTTGAAGCTGCCGAAACTCAGTTTTACCGACCCTGCCGTGACCCGCGTGATGAAACAAATGGCGCCGGCGATTCTCGGTGTAAGCGTGGCGCAGATTTCTTTAGTGATTAACACCATTTTTGCATCTTTTTTGCAATCGGGCAGCGTGTCGTGGATGTATTACGCTGACCGCCTGATGGAATTGCCCACCGGCGTACTCGGTGCGGCTTTGGGCACGATTTTGTTGCCGACTTTATCCAAACACGCTGCCAGCCAAGACAGCCAAGCCTTTTCCGGCCTGCTCGATTGGGGTTTGAGATTGTGTATGCTGCTGACCTTGCCGGCGGCGGTGGGCTTGGCGGTGTTGTCGTTCCCATTGGTGGCGACGCTGTTTATGTACCGCGAATTTACCCTGTTTGACGCGCAAATGACGCAACATGCGCTGATTGCCTATTCCTTCGGCCTGATTGGCTTGATTATGATTAAAGTGCTGGCGCCCGGTTTCTACGCGCGCCAAAACATTAAAACGCCGGTAAAAATCGCCATTTTCACGCTGGTGTGTACGCAGTTGATGAACTTGGCTTTTGTCGGCCCGCTCAAACACACCGGCCTTGCGCTCGCCATCGGCTTGGGTGCGTGTCTGAACGCCGGTTTGCTGTTTTACCTGCTGCGCAAACACGGCATTTACCAACCCGGCGCGGGCTGGGGCGCGTTTCTCGGCAAAATGCTGCTGGCGCTGGCGGTAATGGGCGGCGGCTTGTGGGCGGCGCAAACCTATTTGCCGTTTGCTTGGGTCGATGTCGGCGGCCTGCAAAAAGTGCTGCAATTGTGTGTGTTGCTGGCGATTGGCGGCGGCCTGTATTTCCTGACCTTGGGGCTGCTTGGTTTCCGCCCGCGGCATTTTAAGCGTTCGGAAAGTTAG
- a CDS encoding thiol:disulfide interchange protein DsbA/DsbL, with translation MNLKKITLTTFTALALAACGGQAETSVPAEGTAQNTASAPAPVAPVGLVEGQNYTVLANPIPQLQAGKVEVVEFFGYFCPHCAHLEPVLSEHAKSFQEDTYLRKEHVVWGPEVKPLARLAAAVQIAGEKAADMPIFNAIVNDKINLADVNVLKTWLPEQTTFDGKKVLAAFESPESQARADKMEELTNTFQISSTPVVIVGGKYQVKFQDWQSGMNTVDLLVDKVREEQKAAPAQ, from the coding sequence ATGAACCTGAAAAAAATTACCCTCACCACATTCACGGCTCTGGCCTTGGCAGCTTGCGGCGGCCAAGCCGAAACCAGCGTACCTGCTGAAGGCACTGCGCAAAACACCGCTTCCGCACCGGCACCGGTTGCCCCTGTCGGCTTGGTAGAAGGCCAAAACTACACCGTATTGGCCAATCCGATTCCGCAATTACAAGCCGGCAAAGTCGAAGTGGTCGAATTTTTCGGCTATTTCTGCCCACATTGCGCCCACTTGGAACCAGTCTTGAGCGAACACGCCAAATCATTCCAAGAAGATACCTACCTGCGTAAAGAACACGTGGTTTGGGGTCCTGAAGTAAAACCTTTGGCGCGCTTGGCCGCTGCCGTGCAAATCGCCGGTGAAAAAGCCGCCGATATGCCGATTTTCAACGCCATCGTCAACGACAAAATCAACTTGGCCGATGTGAATGTGTTGAAAACCTGGCTGCCGGAACAAACCACGTTCGACGGCAAAAAAGTCTTGGCCGCATTCGAATCGCCTGAAAGCCAAGCCCGCGCTGATAAAATGGAAGAGCTGACCAACACCTTCCAAATCAGCAGCACGCCGGTGGTGATTGTCGGCGGCAAATACCAAGTGAAGTTTCAAGATTGGCAATCGGGTATGAATACCGTTGATTTGCTGGTGGACAAAGTCCGCGAAGAACAAAAAGCCGCGCCTGCGCAATAA